The Sabethes cyaneus chromosome 3, idSabCyanKW18_F2, whole genome shotgun sequence DNA window GTACAATTTAGTAGCGGAGCAGTACTTTCTACTAATTTCGAGGGTTCTGTTGTAATGACACCGAATGTTTCCCTGTTGTGTGTGGAAACCGAAGTACCAAATGACCCGGATTGGTAAGTCTCGGTGACTCCTACAATGTTGTGTACCGCTAGTCCTGGGCTGGGCAGATCTTCGAAGAACGAGTCAAATATATCCGGTTCATGGTGCGGCTCGGTAGTTATTATAGAAGAGGCATTTTTTTCGTGCGACACAAGGTTATACTGGCTATTGTATGTTGCAGAATAACCAGGTACTGGTATATTGGTGTTAACAAACACTTGGTTACTCGGTGGTATATAACTAGCTTGAATTGGTTGTGTAATATCAGCAATTTGGCTGACTGTTTTCACACATACATTATTTTCTAACATGTAGTCGGCAGGACAAGAAAGTGGTGCGTAAAGTGTTTTGACACATTTGTTCATTACTAGGCTAAATCCTTGACTGCAAACAAGTACGTGGGTGTAGCGTTCAGCTTCGCAACGACCATTCCTAGCATAGTGATCCTTTGGGCAAATGGCGTCCACTGTAGATGTTCTCAAGCACATGGAGTTTGCATGCTCGTATCCCGAAGGACACTTAAGCGTGTCTACTACGCAATACTGCTGTTGTGGTCTAGATCCCAAGGGACATGTTGGATTGGTAAACTCCTTACGAATGCAACGATTATCAACAAACTGGTAATTATCGGGACAGTTTGGTCCAGGAGCAACACATCTACCGTTTAGTTGCGTTCCAGAATTGCAATTGACTGTAGCGTAAAGGCTCCTGGAACATCTACCGTTGATGAATCGGTAGTCAGTTGGACATACTGGATGTCTTACACAGCTATTATCGATCATCACAGTTTCCGAAGGACAACGTGGCATTTGGTAAATGTGTTTTACACATTGACTGTTTTCTGCTTTGAAACCAGGTGAGCATATTGGTTGTCCGGCTATACAAAGGTTATCACGAAGCGTCGTACCCTCCGGGCATGACAGAGTTTCGTAAGTTTCTCGTAAACACTGTCCCCGATTGATTTGATAACCGATTGGACAGATGACCTCCTTTGAAACACATCGATTCTGGTCAATGTAGAAATCTGGGGGGCATTGAGTGGGTAATTGCTCTGACCGAGAACATTGGCCAGATATCATTTGATAACCAACCGGGCATCGAGGTGACGTAATGCATACTCCTTGCTGATAACGGCTATTTGATGGACAAGAAACAGGTTGTCGATATACTTTCGCGCATACCCCTTTGGTCATTTCGAAGCCTGGGTCACAAGTTGGACCAGATAAAACGCAGTAGTTATCTATTTGTCTTGTATCGGGAGGGCATTTCAAAGACATCTGCTCAACCTGCACACAAACGTCTCTATCGAACCTGTATCCTTCGGCACATTGGAATGCAGCTACACAGGAATCACCCTCAACAATATAACCGGCAGGACAACGTGGAACGTCGTACTCTACCTGATAGCAAACGTCATCACGTAGCTTTAATCCAGAATGGCATATTGGCTGAACAGCACAAAAGTTTTTATACCTCTTACTACCAGGAGGGCAGGTTGTTATTCTTTCCAGTATTTTAACACATTTGCCGTCTATCAGACGATAACCTGAACTACAGTCAGGATGCATATAGATGCAACGATTATTCTTCATTTGGAATCCGGCACGACAATTTCCTTGCATAGATTCCCGACGAACGCAACGACCGTTTTCAAAAATGGCGCCTGACCCGCATGTCATCGGAAGATTTAGAACACATTCATTATCCGTAAGTACAAAGCCAGATGGACATTCCATTGGTCTGGTGACTGATATGGTGCACATACCGTTGGTCATTGTGAATCCTGGACGACACACTGGTGATATTGCATTTTGTTGGTATTGTGGATAGCCCTGCTGCCAACATGATCCGCACTGCTGTTGGACATTGCACATCCAGTTTGAAGCACAAGGTTGCGGTTGTTGCAAGCATCCACTAGCACAGGGTGATGGCATTATCGGAGCATGTTGCAAGCACATACCGTTCTGGAAAAGATATCCAGAAGGACAGCTCGGTGCCATTGATTCATGGATATGACATTGACCATTGACCAGCACTGCTCCGAGTGGACACGTGGGTGTTCTTCTTACAGTGCACTGCCCGTTATGGTAGGTAGCTTCAGGAGGACATGTTGAACTTACTTCATGAATTCGTTCACAACTTCCACCCCGTAATTCAAAACCAGCCAAACATTCTACGTCGTCGCTGACACATAACCCATTCTGCAAAACAGATCCTGTTGGACAGGTTGTAGAACCTACAATTTGTTGTCTGCAAAATCCCTTTTCCAAGGTATAATTGTCCTCGCAGACCGGTCGTGACAAACAGTAGCCACGCCTGTAGATAAATCCAACAGGACATTCTGGTACAGCGGATGTTTCTTTGACACACTGGGAGTCTCTAAGCTGGAAGCCCGGCCGACAGCCAACGTTTTGAAGACGACAATAGCCTGCCTTGTAGTACGAACCACTCGGACAAATTGGGTCTTTCTTGTTGTATTTTAAACAAACACCTTCACTTTGTTCGAACCCGTATTCACAGAGTGGTTCAGAATGGATGCATAACCCGTTTTGCAAGCGGCTGCCTGCCGGACAACGTCCGGGACGCTGTTCTTCACGCACACATTCTCCATTATCTATCGTATACCCTGGACCACAACTACTCACATTAGCAACACATAATCCACCTTGCAATGAGAATCCACTCTCACATACAGCAGGCCGCTTATCATGTTTAACACATTGTCCATACCGTTGATCATAGTCGTAACCATTGCTGCAAAGCGGTTGATAAGAAACGCATAATTCACCGTCGATTTGCGAATGCATAGGGCACCTAGCCGGTGTTTTTTCCACTATTACACAATGGCCATCACGGAATTCATAACCCGATGAGCATTTCACGTCTTGAGCAACGCAAACTCTGTTACGCATTACACTTCCACTAGGACACTTGGCTTCTTCACGTCGTGTTTGAACACACTGGTTCTTCACACGCTCAAATCCTGCGGGACATTTTGGCTCAGCTACAACGCAATAATTGTTAACCAAACTTGAACCAGAATCACAACGAACGGGAGCAGTTTGCTCGAGCACACATTGTCCATTGACGAGAGCATAGCCGGATGGACACTCAGGGTTAGGATATTGACAAATTCCTTCCGTGAAAACTGTCCCGTTCGGGCAAGACGTGGGTGCTTCCAACACTTTAACACACTGGCCATAATCGTCCAGCGTGTATCCGCTTCTGCAATCTGCTTCGATCACACATTGTCCCAGTCGGAAAGTACCACGAAAGCATTTTGCTTGCTCGCGATGATGTATTATGCATTTGTCTCGGCTCAAAATATGATCCTTGTCCGGGCAACTGAACGGGGCAATAACGGTTGCAGTTTTTGTTTGAGTATCCGGTTCCCGAACTTCTCTCTGTTCGCAGCGATTACCGATATACAAGTACCCTACGGGGCAACTAGGCGTAGTAGTTTGTTTATTATTGCATGCTGTACTGTCCTGCGAAATGCGATGACACATTCCATTAGATAGCACGTACCCAGGAGGACATACGCTCTGGCCGACACACATTGAGCCGACCAGTTGGAACCTATCCGGACAGTACGTTTGGCGCTGTATGCATTGATTGTTTTGCAGCATGCTGCCCGTCGGGCAAACTATGCCCGAAGTATATGAATTGGCAGCGCCGATAGAGAGGGCAACCAACATCAACCCGGTGATCCACAGTGAAACCATTTTCATCTAATAGAGTAATAGAGAATAGAAGATACAGTTAGTAAGGCAAATCTCGATAGAATAGATAGTAGATGGTACCGGAATAAGTTTTGAGATAAAATAAACGTTCAAATCctgacaatttttttatttttggaatttttatttTACACACATGACTTCCTGTAagccgtagtcctacgtcagaagTGCCGACCGTTAATCAGTACCTGATCGACATAGCGACATGGGAGTAACGGTTTTCATCTGGATATTTTTAAGTATGCTTCTAAGTGCGTTATCAAGAATTGTTATCTCTCATGTTTAACAATATGGcggatgatttttatttttggtttagtAGATTGTGAAATCGTTTGTTTATCAAACCCTCAAAACGATTTTAGAAATTTGTGCTTTTTCGGGCTATTTTCAACTATATGGTGTACAattcagtacattttctttttttttttgttttttttgtattctgCACTTTGTTCTTTTAGCAGCATTGCTTATGAATGCCT harbors:
- the LOC128739775 gene encoding zonadhesin-like, which produces MVSLWITGLMLVALSIGAANSYTSGIVCPTGSMLQNNQCIQRQTYCPDRFQLVGSMCVGQSVCPPGYVLSNGMCHRISQDSTACNNKQTTTPSCPVGYLYIGNRCEQREVREPDTQTKTATVIAPFSCPDKDHILSRDKCIIHHREQAKCFRGTFRLGQCVIEADCRSGYTLDDYGQCVKVLEAPTSCPNGTVFTEGICQYPNPECPSGYALVNGQCVLEQTAPVRCDSGSSLVNNYCVVAEPKCPAGFERVKNQCVQTRREEAKCPSGSVMRNRVCVAQDVKCSSGYEFRDGHCVIVEKTPARCPMHSQIDGELCVSYQPLCSNGYDYDQRYGQCVKHDKRPAVCESGFSLQGGLCVANVSSCGPGYTIDNGECVREEQRPGRCPAGSRLQNGLCIHSEPLCEYGFEQSEGVCLKYNKKDPICPSGSYYKAGYCRLQNVGCRPGFQLRDSQCVKETSAVPECPVGFIYRRGYCLSRPVCEDNYTLEKGFCRQQIVGSTTCPTGSVLQNGLCVSDDVECLAGFELRGGSCERIHEVSSTCPPEATYHNGQCTVRRTPTCPLGAVLVNGQCHIHESMAPSCPSGYLFQNGMCLQHAPIMPSPCASGCLQQPQPCASNWMCNVQQQCGSCWQQGYPQYQQNAISPVCRPGFTMTNGMCTISVTRPMECPSGFVLTDNECVLNLPMTCGSGAIFENGRCVRRESMQGNCRAGFQMKNNRCIYMHPDCSSGYRLIDGKCVKILERITTCPPGSKRYKNFCAVQPICHSGLKLRDDVCYQVEYDVPRCPAGYIVEGDSCVAAFQCAEGYRFDRDVCVQVEQMSLKCPPDTRQIDNYCVLSGPTCDPGFEMTKGVCAKVYRQPVSCPSNSRYQQGVCITSPRCPVGYQMISGQCSRSEQLPTQCPPDFYIDQNRCVSKEVICPIGYQINRGQCLRETYETLSCPEGTTLRDNLCIAGQPICSPGFKAENSQCVKHIYQMPRCPSETVMIDNSCVRHPVCPTDYRFINGRCSRSLYATVNCNSGTQLNGRCVAPGPNCPDNYQFVDNRCIRKEFTNPTCPLGSRPQQQYCVVDTLKCPSGYEHANSMCLRTSTVDAICPKDHYARNGRCEAERYTHVLVCSQGFSLVMNKCVKTLYAPLSCPADYMLENNVCVKTVSQIADITQPIQASYIPPSNQVFVNTNIPVPGYSATYNSQYNLVSHEKNASSIITTEPHHEPDIFDSFFEDLPSPGLAVHNIVGVTETYQSGSFGTSVSTHNRETFGVITTEPSKLVESTAPLLNCTVYSPKICTLVDDAWECSHTAFEEVHSRYCREDGGLLYLKLNKTHYDSESDTLIIAAVDRVATNGNGNGNGNDEDEEMDYDDELDCSSCIEGEYTCSTGCYTYDCEDECLMIDVNDFCGEFPKPENGCSWKDGCRGSNCTE